AGTACGCTGCCACACTATATATAGTTTATGGAAGTCGAAACAACTCGCGGATCGATATATCACACCAACTATCATATTGTTTTCTGCCCGAAATATCGATATAAGGTTTTTAAGGATGATATAGCCGAATATCTCGAATCATTCTTCAGGAATCAGATAGAGAAAAAGGGATGGGGTGTGGTAGCGATTGAAGTACGACCGGATCACATACATCTCTTCATTAGCCGAATCCCACCGAAAGAAAGACTATCGGATGTAGTTAAATATCTAAAAGGAACGAGCGGGCTGTCACTATTCAGAAACTTTCCTGTACTGAGAAAGAAGTTCCGGAAAGGGAGACTATGGTCGAGA
The Candidatus Zixiibacteriota bacterium genome window above contains:
- the tnpA gene encoding IS200/IS605 family transposase, with the translated sequence MEVETTRGSIYHTNYHIVFCPKYRYKVFKDDIAEYLESFFRNQIEKKGWGVVAIEVRPDHIHLFISRIPPKERLSDVVKYLKGTSGLSLFRNFPVLRKKFRKGRLWSRSYYIGTAGEVSIETIKRYIERVEHN